The Streptomyces sp. NBC_00569 genomic sequence GAGCGGCGGATGCGCTCGGGGGTCGCGGTGCCGGTGATCGCGAGGACGAGGCGGCCGACCGGATTGGCGGAGAGCTCGCAGTAGGCCAGCAGGTCGTCGTAGGTCTCGTAGCGCGTGACCAGCTGGTCCTGGCGGTTGGCCTCGATGAGGCCGAGGAAGGGCTCGGGGGTGAGGCCACGGCGGTGCACGGTGGGCTGCAGGGCGCGCAGGAGGGGGTGACGGGGGGTCGATTCGAACACCCGGTGAAGGTCGGTCTCGAAAGCGTCGAGCAAAGCCAGCCGGTCCCCGTCGGCCCGTTCGGGTGACACGCCCAGGAGGCGGGCGTCGGCACCGCCGGGAGCGAGGTCGCCGTCACCGATGTCGTCGACGAGGCGGGCGAAGCCGTAGACCGCCATCAGGTCGTCGCGCCAGTCCCGGGGCAGGAAAAAGGGGGCCACCGGAAAGTTCTCGTCGGCGGCCTTGTCGAGTGTCGCCCCGGCCGGGGACCCGGCGGGCGCTCCCGATGATCCCGTCACCACGCGCTGCCCGGTACTAGGACGGCGAAAGCATCGTGGAGCTGGAGAGTTTCCATAGCCATTGCCGTCACATCTCCCGTTCTACACTGCTGACCCAAAACATCCTATTTCGGACACGCCGCCCACCCTTACGCGCGGCAGACCGACCCCTGAGTCAGGGTGTCGCGCATTATCGCCCCTTTGCCGCGAATCGGCACCGGTACAGCTTACGTTGCACAACCGGCCCCGCCCCGACGGGGTTTGCTGCAGATCACAACAACACACCGATCGACCCCAAGATTCCCTGCACGCAAGGAAGTTGACCTCCACTTGACCTCGGCGGGAATCAGTTGCCATCTACATGCATATCAAGGCCCCGCCGA encodes the following:
- the hpnC gene encoding squalene synthase HpnC, with the protein product MTGSSGAPAGSPAGATLDKAADENFPVAPFFLPRDWRDDLMAVYGFARLVDDIGDGDLAPGGADARLLGVSPERADGDRLALLDAFETDLHRVFESTPRHPLLRALQPTVHRRGLTPEPFLGLIEANRQDQLVTRYETYDDLLAYCELSANPVGRLVLAITGTATPERIRRSDAVCTGLQIVEHLQDVGEDLRQGRIYLPVEDMKQFHVQESDLAAPTAGASVRALVAFEAERALGLLNEGTPLVGSVHGRLKLLLAGFVAGGKAAVSAIAAVSYDVLPGPPKPTKLRLLREVGATLRGEG